Proteins co-encoded in one Candidatus Bealeia paramacronuclearis genomic window:
- the rimK gene encoding 30S ribosomal protein S6--L-glutamate ligase yields MKILVLARNADLYSHKRLVEAAHARGHEIDVIDTLKIYLNVSGGEDSIHYAGKVLDKYDAVIPRIGASITSYGLAVLRQFELMGTWPLNGSLGIMRSRDKLRSMQVLARKGLPLPVTAFSNSSSSIDDMISMVGGVPLIVKLLEGTQGIGVILCETKSSARSVIEGFLGVNVNILVQEFIKEAKGADIRCLVVGGKVVAAIERQGSPDEFRANIHRGGTAKKIRLTKQERDIAIRSAKAMGLDVCGVDLLRSSRGPLVLEVNSSPGLEGIEKASGVNVADTIIDYIERNVGKTSPKSRLRKSSSGS; encoded by the coding sequence ATGAAAATTCTTGTTCTCGCGCGAAATGCCGACCTTTATTCTCACAAGCGCCTTGTGGAAGCCGCTCATGCGCGCGGTCATGAAATTGACGTGATTGATACTCTCAAGATTTATCTTAATGTTAGCGGCGGTGAAGATTCTATTCACTATGCGGGCAAAGTTTTGGACAAATATGATGCGGTCATTCCGCGAATTGGGGCCTCGATTACCTCTTATGGACTTGCCGTTTTAAGGCAATTTGAGCTTATGGGAACGTGGCCTTTGAATGGATCTTTGGGGATTATGAGGTCCCGCGACAAATTAAGATCTATGCAAGTTTTGGCCAGAAAAGGTTTGCCTTTGCCAGTGACTGCATTTTCCAACTCCTCAAGCTCCATTGATGACATGATTTCAATGGTGGGTGGCGTTCCTCTCATTGTTAAACTTTTAGAAGGAACTCAAGGCATTGGGGTTATTTTATGCGAAACAAAATCCTCTGCAAGAAGTGTCATTGAGGGATTCTTGGGCGTGAATGTGAACATTTTGGTTCAAGAGTTTATCAAAGAAGCCAAAGGGGCGGATATTCGTTGTCTGGTTGTAGGGGGGAAAGTTGTGGCTGCCATTGAACGGCAGGGGTCCCCTGATGAGTTTCGGGCCAATATTCACCGTGGCGGCACGGCCAAGAAAATTCGACTGACTAAACAAGAACGCGATATTGCCATTCGCTCAGCCAAGGCTATGGGCCTTGATGTCTGCGGTGTCGATCTTTTGCGCTCTAGCCGAGGACCCCTTGTACTGGAGGTTAATTCCTCACCAGGACTTGAGGGGATCGAGAAAGCCTCAGGCGTGAATGTCGCCGATACAATTATCGATTATATTGAACGGAACGTGGGGAAGACGTCGCCGAAGTCCCGCCTCCGTAAGTCATCATCCGGTAGCTAA